The Anas platyrhynchos isolate ZD024472 breed Pekin duck chromosome 1, IASCAAS_PekinDuck_T2T, whole genome shotgun sequence genomic sequence CCCGCTCACTTGTTGCGGCCAGGGCTTCCCCCCAGGATGTCTGGGCAGGCCCATGCCGCTGGGCAGGCTCTGGGTGGGCCTCGTTCCCTGCAGGGGCAGGCGTCTGCCCCTGAGCCCAGAGCCCAGGAGCGGCTCCTGCACTCGCGGCTGCCCCTGCGcgggctgctgccgctgcttctggaaccttcctgcagcctctggcagcTGGCGCCTGCGTGGCGGCCGCACGTTGGGCTTGGCAGCCTGGCATCTGCAGGCCGTGCCAGCCTGCAGCATGGCATTGGCGGCCTTGTTGCCGTCCCCAGGGCACGGCTgaaaggggatttggggcatttgctttccaggggctgggcacgttGGGGATGCAATACCCCACCACGTGCACAGGCAGTTCGCACTGAACAAGGTGGGCTTTGCAGCCTCGTCCTGCCCTCGTagcctgctccctcctgcagctgccaccccacagcccgcCTCCTCAAGCAGAAGAAATGCCCCAGCGGTAGCCTGCAAAGTGCAGGTGTGCCAGGGGCCCCTTGCTGCTCTGGCAATATGCACAACAgaagagcccagctccagcagaaggACGGGATGCGTACTGCCTGGCGCTTGTGCGTTGCCTGTGGCCCGAGTGGGCAAGCCAGCATGTAGCCAGAGCCGGTTCTCAAGGCTTTCCCTATTAGTTGGGAACCCCGTGGAGGGTTTTTCCTGAGCTGAGGGTGTTGGCTGTGCTCTTCCTAGCCCAGCTCTTCTGTAGGGGGCAAaaaggagggagctgggaagcTCCCAGACACTGAGGCCATCTCCAGGGCTCTCCGCAGTGACGCCATCTGGCACCTTCCCATGAGCAGTGGCCAAAGCACAAGGGCCCGTCTTCTTTGTTGGGGAAGCCCCGCGCTGCATTTCCAGTGCCAGAAATGCTTAAATACCGTTCctcctttcttgcttttcagcgTGTCTTAGTACCTGGGCTGGGTGCCTCCTTCCTTATTAAAGTGGGGCTGCTCTTGTTTTTTGCTTTGAGCTCCTCCAGGTAAAGAAGCCCACTTTTCAGCTCTCGGAGAACTTTGCCTGTCTTCCCGGAGTCCcacataagaaagaaagagacttTTCCCGTTTCTTTCTCAGGTGAATTTGGCCGCATCAGCAGGAAAAGTGTCCTGACACATGTCCTACTGACTGTCTTTTCCTTGCCGGGCAGCTGCTTGGTGAGCACCGGCTGTTGCAGCACTTCCTCCCCTTGTGTGCTTGCAGGCTGCTGACAGCACGTCAGGAGAGCTTGCAGGCTGCTGACAGCACGTCAGGttcttgcagtggaaaattccactaaccttgCATTTTCAAAAGGGATTGTGCGGGCATGGCAGTAGCATACCAGGTGAAGTATtttaagcagataaggggaaTGTCCCACAGTCGCAAAATGAGGAGGATAGCTAAGAAAAGCAGGAGAATCAGGGCAAAAATcagtaacaaacaaataaataaataaataaatcacggGCATTCTGGTCAcgagagatgaagaaaaaaataattaaaaaaaaaaaaaaggaaaaggggaaaataaaggttggtcaaataaaattgtacatatatggcGTAGTAGTAAGCATCGCGTGGTTTGTGAACCTGATtctccccctgtactcagctctggtgaggtcgCGCCATGAATACCctgttcagttttggggccCTCACTGCAGGAAGGACGTGGAGgtcctggagcatgtccaaggaaggggaaaggagcagCCGAAGGGCCCAGGGAGCAAGTCGTGTGAggagtgctgagggagctggggttatGTAGCCTAGAGGAAAGGAGGCTtgggggagaccttatcactgTGTACAAGGACCTCAGAGAAGGTTGTAGTGCGGTGGGGGTCAGTCCCATCTCCCAAGCAACAGGCGgtaggagaagaggaaaaagtgggGCCGCGGGAGGTTTAGGTGgatttaggtttaggtttaggcaAAAAGTCTTCAacaaaagggttgtgaagcattggaacaggctgcccagggaagtagttgagtcaccatccctggaggcattcgaAAGCCGTGTAGATCTGGTGCCGAGGGACACGGTTCAGTGgtagattctatgattctgtactTCTCTGACTGTGAGAGGCCCCGGGTTGGCATGGCCTGCACCACTCTTTCTCCTGAGATCAATGGCACAGAGAGGAGCACTGGGGGCAAAAGTCTGCCTGAGCTTTtattcagagcagaaagcagccgcagctgagctgaggctgggggcaggatgTGGTGGGGCATCTGAATTCCTGGGGCGCTGTCCTGTGCCTCGCAGTGATGCTTCCGTGGGTGCTGCAAAGCTTCCTGAGGGCCAGCTGCCAGCTCCGAGCATCCTCCTGGGACTGGCACAGCCGGGCGCGGCTACTCTCGCTGTCCTGCGATGCAGCTGCAGCGGAAAGCCCTGCGCAGCGCGCGAAGTGCCCTCCTGATGCGGGAGGGCCGTGGCTGGCGCGCCGGGGCTTGTGCGAGGTCAAGGGTGCCTGTGGGGGACACAGAGGTGTAGGTTAGGGCCTGAGCGGGTGCTGGGCGAGCCTGTCCCCCCCTCCAAGGCCTTTCCCCGGGGAGGGGTGGCCCAGGACCAGCCAGCCCCCCTGCGCGTGGTGCTGCCAACCTTGTGCTTGGTGCTGCTCGCTGCGCTGAACAGGCCCGGCCAACAGATCCTGGGACGGCGCTTGTGTCTGGGATGTTGCTGGCTCATCCGCTGGCGTATCTTTGGTGCAGGAGGAGGACTGCGCTTGGCCTCCCTGCTCGATGGCCACCTGCATGGGGAGAGGAACAGCACGGGCAGCTGAGGAAAGGGATGTCAGCCCTTGTGCCTGGGGCATGTGGAAATGCAGAGCAGCAAGCAGCTCCCGGCACGCACACCCAATGCACTGCTTCTGCCTGGGGCCGCCCTGGATGCCTGGTGCCCACCACGTGTGCTGTGCTTACCTGGTGCCCAGGAACCAAGGgagtggctgctgctcctgcttcgtcagctgctgctgggcggAGATCTGTGATGGCCTCCCGGAGAGGCTCTGCAGCCAAAGGAGAAGCCCCTTCTCCACCTTCTTCTTGTGGCATTGCTGCTGCAGCGAGAGGGGCTTCATTGGCCTCCCCCACAGGGCCTCTGGCCAAGGCAGAGGCCGAGGATGTACATTCTGCAGGCTCTGGTGTGGGAGGAGGCACCCTGGGCACTGTGACCCAGGGAGCACTTGCTGCCTTGCTTGGGGCTCCCGCTCCCTGGATGATGGCTACAGAGTGGAGTAGGACTGCAGCCACGATGGTGTCAACTCTTTCATCCAGCTCTTCATCAGAGACACTGCAGGCATGTCGGGCACGTCCCTGGCTCTCCACCATCACGGCAGCGCTGTGCTCGCTGGGGCTTGGAGAGGCCGATGGTTTTGACTGTGGAGCCCCACGTGTCAGGGGAGGCGTCCTgtgtccctcatcttccagagcaggggctgctggaggacttgCTGGCCTGCTCTGTGCCGGTGTTGTTGTGGTGAGAGGCGTGCTGTGCCTCTCTTCCCCAGGAATTTCttcctggggagcagctgatggGACAGTGTCCGTGGTTTGCAGCGAGCCAGGAGAGGCGCTTGCTGGGtgttctgcttcttgtgctgcctccctttccacactgctggctgcgcTGCCCTCTTCCTGCGGAACGTCCTGTGCGTCTGTGAAGAGGCTGGCGAACCTGGGGTTGATCCAGGAGTTGATGATGACGACCTCCTCTTCATCGCATCCCCCaggactgctctctttcttgcccCGGCCTTGGCTTGTCCCCTCGTTTCCTGTCCCCTGCCTGGGTTTGAtgtgtttctctctctgttttttctttttaccctgGCCTGGGCTAGCTGctgcagggtctctgctggaaGCCCTTGCTCCTGCGCATACCCGGGAATCAGgccctggcagagcagtggTCCGCCTCCTCTCCATGTCTGTCTGGACCCCGGCTGATCTCGTTGCTCTCCCTGTGCTCCCCGTGCGTGCCAAGTCCCCCAGTGCTCCAGCCAAGGCAGATGCTGAGGATGTAGagtctgcaggctctgctgtggGAGGAGGCACGCTGGGTCCTGTGGCCGAGGGAGCACTTGGTGCCTTGCTCACGGCTCCCTGGCTCATGGCTTCAGCACGGCGTATGACTGTGGAAACGATGGTCTTGACTCGTTCATCCAGCTCGTCATCACAGGCACTGGAGGCATGTCGGGCACGTCCCTGGCTCTCAACCATCACCGCAGTGCTGTGCTCACTGGGGCTTGGAGAGGCCGATGGTTTTGACTGTGGAGCCCCACGTGTCAGGGGAGGCGTCCTgtgtccctcatcttccagagcaggggctgctggaggacttgctggcctgctctgtgctgctgttgttgtgGTGAGAGGCGTGCTGTGCCTCTCTTCCCCAGGAATTTCttcctggggagcagctgatggGACAGTGTCCGTGGTTTGCAGCGAGCCAGGAGAGGCGCTTGCTGGGtgttctgcttcttgtgctgcctccctgtccacactgctggctgcgcTGCCCTCTTCCTGGGGAACGTCCTGTGCGTCTGTGAAGAGGCTGGCGAACCTGGGGTTGATCCAGGAGTTGATGATGACGACCTCCTCTTCATCGCATCCCCCaggactgctctctttcttgcccCGGCCTTGGCTTGTCCCCTCGttgcctgtcccctgcctgggtttgacgtgtttctctctctgttgttttttcttcttaccctGGCCTGGGCTAGCTGctgcagggtctctgctggaaGCCCTTGCTCCTGCGCATACCCGGGAATCAGGCCCTGGCAGAGAAGTCGTCCACGTCCTCTCCAGGTCTGTCTGGACCCCGGCTGAACTTGTTGCTCTCAATTTGCACCCCGTTTGTGCCAGGTCCCCAAGTGCTGCTGATCGTTGGCCGTGTTCCCAGCTTTTTTGCGTCTTCTGCAGCACTTCAGACACGCGGGAGTGTGCTGTGTCCTGCAGTGCCGTGCAagagtctgcagggctgtgtggggcagggtgCCAGCTCTTCTTTAAATTCTGGGGCCCAGTTGCGGGCTGAGGTGGTGTTCTGTGTCCTTTGCTCGTGGGAGGTCTGCCCACAGGAGGAAGCCTTGCCTCCCTCATGGCTCCCTGGTTCCAGGCAAGGCCATTTCTTATTGCAGTGGAGACAAAGGCCTTTATTCGGTCTTCCATTTCTTCGTCAGGGGATGCAAGGCTGCTTTTGGACGAGTGCCGACTCTTCCAGTTTTGGGCCGCTGCTGTGGTGAGAGGTGGTGTTCTGGGGCCTTTGGTCCTGGGAACTCTGCTTGAGGGAGAAAGCCTTGCCTTGCTGCTGGCTCCCTCGTTGCAGGCTACAGCGTTTGTTATGACGGTGGACACAAAGGACCGTATTGCATTGCCCATGTCCTCGTCAGGGGCCACAGGGCTGTGTGGGCCACGTTCCCGCCTCTCTGCCCTCACTGCTCTGTCCCTGTTGCCAGAGATGCAGGGAAGAGGTGGCAAAAGCTCTTGCTGGCTGCGGGCCTCTGTTCCCAATGACtttgcccttcctccccctgaagaagcagaggctgctgcttgcagagggggcagctTGCAAGTGGCCTTTTCAGATGATGATGTCTCTGCTTTAGGCACTTGcttgggtgctgctgcctgagtcgctgcctgccttggcaaaggcggcagggctggcagctggatTCTCTCGGCCTGCCTCACCCCACGGTGAGGCAGTGTCTTGATGTCTTGCGGCTTCTTCTCCATCTGCAAGAGAAGCGAGAAGAAAGGCCAAGTTACTTGGGCCATTTCTGCCATTCTGCTCCGTGTCCCCACTAgaagtgctgctgtgagctgccctgcagcGGCCCCCGGCACGCCCTGGCAGCTGCCCACGCAGAGCGGGGCTCAGCCTGCCAGGGTAATGCCCTGCCTGTCTCCTCCTGCGAGTGCTGCCTGCTCATCgcaggctgccagggctgccaaaGATGTTCGACCGAACCGTCCTGGGGCTCCCGACTCCGTGTGGCAGCTGCCAGTGTGACGCACGCTCTCTGGGCACGACCGCACCGGCAGCCTGTCCGCATGGAGGGACGGtggaggcagctcctggctgcgcACAGCCAGGTTGAATTAGGCCACGCTGCTCTTTGTGCCTGTGGGCACAGAACTGCCAGGGCCACATGGGCTTTGGCTGTCCTGGGGGTGGGCTCTTCATGGAGAAACCCCAGGTTTGGGAACAACTGTGTCCAGGCcggaggggctcagggccagcTGGCCGGCTCGCTCCAGCACCgttctcctcatcctggtgcTCTCGGTGCCATCCCGTCACACTGCTGTCCCTGTCTCGCTCCCTGAGCCTCACCTGGCGCCGCTCCTGCACGCTCCGCTGCCCTTCAGCGGGCTGGGAGTCATCCTTATTCTGCTGCTCCATGCTATGCTCCAGGTCCTCTGACCAAGAACTCCAACAGGCacccaggggagctgctgcctcctgacagagctgctctcctgagaGTGAGTGGGCAGCCCGGGGCTCGGGCTTTATAAGGGACACCGTTGCCGTGGGTACCCCTCCGTGTCACAATGGCCTTTGGGTACGCATCACAATGCCCCGGTGGTTGCCATGGGGCCCTCAAGCCCATATGCTGGCAGACACCCCAGGGACACCGTCTCACACACCCACAGCAGGATCTGCATTGGCAGGTACCTCTGGCTCCTTCCAGCCAGTGCCCccggctcagccccagctcagtCTTTCTCAGGGCAGTTAGCTTAGCTCCCTAACTGCTCCCAGGTAACTGCGCGTTACCTGCTCTGCCAGGAGATGCTCTGCTCGGTCGTCCGCGTAAGCTTCCTGGCTCTTTTGCCTGACTGCCCACACATCAGCAGAGACTGCACTCGAGCTTGGACGCCCATCAGGCCACCCTGGcagtgcagctggagcaggagcaggagcaggagcaggagcaggagcaggagcagggattcCTCCCGTGTCCGGGCAGCCAGAGGCCTGTGGCTCTAGGCACTGTGAAGTGCTCCCAGAGAAGGTGGGCTCCAGGGAGCCGGTGGAGCTGGCAGAGAGGTGGCTTGAGGCAGGctctggcagggctgtgagagGAAAGCCCTGGGCAGCCGCAGGACGAGTTCCTGCTCCTTGCTTTAAGAGCAAGCTGTGGAGgagctttcagcagcagagccacagctgtGCCACGCTGCTGTTTAGCCTGCAGCTTCTCTGGCTGCTGAAGCAGGTCCTATGCTTCAGAGTTGTGCCTGAAACAGTGTTGGTAACACAACGGTGTCTttgctggaacaggttgcccagagaggctgtggcgtctccatccttggagatcttcagaagcacAATCCTCGGAATTGTGCGTAAAGCTCGTCCTTtggggagaaagagaaggaattggaaaaacaaccccaaaactagggaaaaggataaaaaagcaCAGGTTAGATATTGTCCAATTGTCTGGCCTGAAAAGCCATTAAAAGGAACTTTGCTCCTTTGGCCACAACGCAGGTCCGATGAAAATTCCCGCTTCAAGTTTACAGGTAAACAATAAGACTCCTTTTCCGCAGGAGGaatcaagttatgctccctCTAACCCTAACATTGCAGccgaggcagcaggagctgcaccagcaAGGAAGTATATGTGTAAGTGTACGTGCTTGAGACAAAGTATTGGATCTGCTTGAGACAAAGTATTGCTGTGAAGGGAGTGACTCCTCACTCTAGAGTAACACTTGTAACAGTAACAGTAGAAGTTGTTGTACAGCAGATACAACATGAGAATCCTGTAAGGGGATGGCCTGTCCCGAATGGCAAGGGGTAGTACTGGCTCTGCGGCAATAAATGCAGGAAGGTGTTGCCCCTTGGCTGGAAGGCAGCTTGCACCCTGGGGGCAATAATTCCACATGTACCTATTACTGAAGACCCACAACGCCAAAGCCCCCTTGAGACCGCACGCAGAATTACGAGGACTCCACATAATCCTCTAGGAAACCGAACCAGGGAATTTCACTCACTGGAGAACTAGAAAATAACACTCTGCACGCAGTCCAGGCACTACGAGAGGAGCTAAGAAGCTTCTCAGAAACAGTacttgtgttgggtctgtctgagctggagtcaccttttccctgcagcagcccacacagtgctgtgctctgcactcgtagctggagcAGCACTGATATCGCTCAAGTGTTGTGTCTGTTGCTGCGCAGTGCTGGCAcggcatcaggactccttccaagcccccaagagccagcaggctgggggtgggcaagtgatggggagggggcattgccagggcagctgacctaaaccaaccaaagggatattccataacacctgatgtcacactcagcaataaaaaggggggctctcctgggggagggggctgttcctcctgaacaaccactatgcgttttgaggccctgcttcccaggacgtggccgaacatcgctcgttgatgggaagcagagaatattttttttccctctatctGTGCTTCCGCACTGACTTattgtttctcttgtttctttttttcctccccattccctttccctttaattaaacctttctcatctcaaacctcgagttctctgtgttgtattttctcccccttcctctttgaggagagggggagtgagagagcggttgtggtggagctcagctgcccacctgagtcaAACCACAACAGGCCAACAGGGCTGCTGGTATTGGCTGTGTTCCCTGTTCGCTGCAAAGTGCCTGTGCACGTGGTGGGAGATTGcatccccagctttctcaggCCCTGGAAGCAAATCCCCCAAAAGCGGAGCAGTGGCATCACGAGCGGAGCCCCGGAGGCAACCGCGGCTGTCTGAAAGGCAAGCATCAAGAATGCGGACATgtcagaggaggagcagcaagaTGCTGTTGATTGCGCCACTCAGGCCTTGGCGAAGCACATCGAGAAGGGCATTGCTGCGCACATCGGGAAGGAATTTGACAAGAAATAGAATCCCACTTGGCACTGCAACACAGGAGGGAACTGCGGCAGCTACGTGACTCCTGAGAGCACGCACTTCACCTACTTCTAGCTCAGCCAAGTTGCTATTCTTTTCGAGTCTGGTTAGAACCACGGACTCCCACTGACACTTGCATCTGGTTACAGGACTTTGCTGGCTCCCATGGCTGGTTACTTCAGCCTTCCTGAGGAAACAAACCTTGATCTTCAAGGGCAATGGCAGGGATTATGCTATAGCAGAAGTTGTTACATTGTggaaatataaaggaaaaataccaacaaaatgtattcattgttttttttgttttgtttgtatttattgtaaTAATTGTAATATTGTATAAATTGGGCCAAGCCccaatttaaaatgttgaaattaaaagagttggatccatacaagtccatgcatctggatgggattcatcccagagtgcttggagagctggctgacatcattgcgggacctctctcaattatttttctatggtCTTGGCAATCTGGAGAGGCCCCAGTAGAGTGGCAGCTGGCAAAAgttgtaccaattttcaagaagggcaaaaaGAAGACCCCGGTAATTACAGGCTTGTCAGTCTCAGGTCAGTGCCTGCTAAAATTAGGGAGAAGATtatccttgaagttattgaagagCGCCTGGGGGACAGTGCAGTCATTtctcccagccaacatgggttcacgaGGGTTAGGACCTGTTTaacaaatttcatttcctttttaacaaTTTTGATTTCCATGGGCAGGCACGGCCCGCAGATGCCAGGCTGCCAAGCCCAACGTGCGGCCGCCAAGCAGGCGCCAgctgccagaggctgcaggaaggctccagaagcagcggcagcagcccgCGCAGGGGCAGCCACGACTGCAGGAGCCGCTCCTGGGCTGTGGGCTCAGGGGCAGACGCCTGCCCCTGCAGGGGATAAGGCAAACCCAGAGCCCAAAACCAACCCCAAGGGTACTGCATCCCCAACTTTCCTAGGCCCTGGAAGCAAATCCCCTAAAAGCGGAGCAGTGGCGGCGTGAGCAGAGCCCCTGAGGCAACCGCGACTGTCTGAAAGGCAGGCATCAAGAATGCGGACATGtcagagaagaagcagcaagaTGCTGTTGATGGTGCCACTCAGGCCTCCCTGCCCACGCTGCTGGATGAGCTGCCctatgtgagaaacactccgtagccaataacttaggctcaggcgaggatctcagtgaagtagtaatttatttgcgattgcaatggcgggcgccccacaagcaggagagcgtgcctactagttccaaaacacagtttatataccttttgatgacaggaccctcccctgtttccccactgagtgagtaatccaggttcacaatctatctgatgcttcacaaacaacgCATGGCCTTcggttgccggcctgttaaatttcaaatttcttttgacgtttttactgcttgaaggggtaatgtttcttcccttatctgacttgacttaacaCTGCAATTTTCACCTAATATTGTCCTAAGGaatctggttgtctgcattttacaaggtcgcctgctaagctttctcatcactgtaagcatatctcagtaccacattccttccctctaaacaatgtaactctgcaaaaacaacatttctattcccacaattccccccttttcttcttcataaactgttgatttttgcaaaacctttctctaaggtgtaatttggtagatttcttcttctttgctttctttgctttccatctcctcattatcaccttatctgagtaaggtggtggctccatggtcatttgtttcagtagtgcggtttcagttaaccactgtactagtcctcttacacaggggataatgcagcaaccaatggctgtcaaaactcctactaCAACTGCAATCAAGGATGTAAATATGCctactttttctgccaattcactggcaagggtggtaagccttTGAAGTGCTTTGAAGTGAGGCAGGATGCCATGGAGTATGAAATTCCCATTTTATTCCCAAGGCTT encodes the following:
- the LOC140001362 gene encoding uncharacterized protein; amino-acid sequence: MEQQNKDDSQPAEGQRSVQERRQMEKKPQDIKTLPHRGVRQAERIQLPALPPLPRQAATQAAAPKQVPKAETSSSEKATCKLPPLQAAASASSGGGRAKSLGTEARSQQELLPPLPCISGNRDRAVRAERRERGPHSPVAPDEDMGNAIRSFVSTVITNAVACNEGASSKARLSPSSRVPRTKGPRTPPLTTAAAQNWKSRHSSKSSLASPDEEMEDRIKAFVSTAIRNGLAWNQGAMREARLPPVGRPPTSKGHRTPPQPATGPQNLKKSWHPAPHSPADSCTALQDTAHSRVSEVLQKTQKSWEHGQRSAALGDLAQTGCKLRATSSAGVQTDLERTWTTSLPGPDSRVCAGARASSRDPAAASPGQGKKKKQQREKHVKPRQGTGNEGTSQGRGKKESSPGGCDEEEVVIINSWINPRFASLFTDAQDVPQEEGSAASSVDREAAQEAEHPASASPGSLQTTDTVPSAAPQEEIPGEERHSTPLTTTTAAQSRPASPPAAPALEDEGHRTPPLTRGAPQSKPSASPSPSEHSTAVMVESQGRARHASSACDDELDERVKTIVSTVIRRAEAMSQGAVSKAPSAPSATGPSVPPPTAEPADSTSSASALAGALGDLARTGSTGRATRSAGVQTDMERRRTTALPGPDSRVCAGARASSRDPAAASPGQGKKKKQREKHIKPRQGTGNEGTSQGRGKKESSPGGCDEEEVVIINSWINPRFASLFTDAQDVPQEEGSAASSVEREAAQEAEHPASASPGSLQTTDTVPSAAPQEEIPGEERHSTPLTTTTPAQSRPASPPAAPALEDEGHRTPPLTRGAPQSKPSASPSPSEHSAAVMVESQGRARHACSVSDEELDERVDTIVAAVLLHSVAIIQGAGAPSKAASAPWVTVPRVPPPTPEPAECTSSASALARGPVGEANEAPLAAAAMPQEEGGEGASPLAAEPLREAITDLRPAAADEAGAAATPLVPGHQVAIEQGGQAQSSSCTKDTPADEPATSQTQAPSQDLLAGPVQRSEQHQAQGTLDLAQAPARQPRPSRIRRALRALRRAFRCSCIAGQRE